A region from the Fusarium musae strain F31 chromosome 1, whole genome shotgun sequence genome encodes:
- a CDS encoding hypothetical protein (EggNog:ENOG41), which yields MTKTLRPMATAWYQRLKIMCQRSKKMQAYSKNLFVAWELGCQGAVEEMLQDITEIYPVAQPRVKMLQVFNAEGKEITIKILAKHPLCWHTGPCSAVNLADDIPEKFIQATQDLGIDSFIPSLNSDQIGYRGSVSRLNRLFKEVEKLAFGEHHPHYWCAHFQRSPFPSILSARYQQLGLILSRRHMEVLVDQTCKIEMTVFIGSDGKAILEDEDSEDDESSGFRSLLVDARY from the exons ATGACCAAGACTCTGCGGCCTATGGCGACAGCGTGGTATCAAAGGCTCAAGATCATGTGCCAGCGTAGTAAGAAGATGCAGGCATACAGCAAGAATCTATTCGTGGCTTGGGAGCTCGGATGCCAGGGCGCAGTCGAGGAGATGCTCCAGGATATTACCGAAATAT ATCCTGTTGCTCAACCCCGTGTCAAGATGCTCCAAGTCTTCAATGCAGAAGGCAAAGAGATAACAATCAAGATTCTCGCCAAACACCCGCTCTGTTGGCATACCGGCCCTTGCTCTGCTGTGAACCTCGCAGATGACATCCCCGAAAAGTTCATCCAAGCGACACAAGACCTTGGGATAGATTCCTTTATACCCTCGTTGAATTCCGACCAGATTGGATACCGAGGCAGCGTGTCAAGATTGAATCGCCTATTTAAAGAAGTCGAAAAGCTTGCATTCGGAGAGCATCACCCTCACTACTGGTGCGCACATTTTCAACGGAGCCCATTCCCAAGTATTCTTTCGGCACGCTATCAACAACTGGGCTTGATATTGTCTAGGCGTCACATGGAAGTGCTTGTGGACCAAACCTGCAAGATTGAGATGACGGTGTTCATTGGCAGTGATGGCAAGGCCATtctggaagacgaagacagtgaagatgatgagagcaGTGGTTTTCGGAGTCTCTTGGTTGATGCTCGATACTAA
- a CDS encoding hypothetical protein (EggNog:ENOG41), producing MAHYFQRKDILPLTGGCACGLIRYRLTLHPLIVHCCYCTSCQRQTGSICALNAVIESAALTLLPSAPPTIVGSSSYLDPIPAAIHPAFARLTSADSTAREPRPEAEPVSVCLPTASGVGQTLVGCPVCHTGLWNYYADAGPHLSYVRVGTLDRPWDIQPDVHIYTQGRQSWVTVNDGKPSFEGYYTRREDYLRDDALKRYEALKPQVAEMKAELMAGWE from the coding sequence atgGCTCACTACTTCCAACGCAAAGACATTCTTCCCCTCACCGGCGGTTGCGCTTGTGGTCTTATCCGCTACCGGCTGACTCTTCACCCCCTTATAGTTCATTGTTGTTACTGTACTAGCTGCCAGCGTCAGACAGGCTCTATTTGCGCCCTCAATGCTGTCATAGAGTCCGCCGCCTTGACTCTCCTCCCCTCAGCACCCCCCACTATCGTTGGTTCTTCGTCCTACCTGGACCCTATCCCCGCTGCTATTCATCCCGCCTTCGCACGGCTTACATCCGCCGATTCAACTGCACGTGAGCCTCGCCCCGAAGCCGAACCCGTGTCTGTGTGTCTTCCTACAGCATCTGGCGTGGGACAGACCCTTGTTGGGTGTCCTGTGTGCCACACCGGTCTGTGGAATTACTACGCAGATGCTGGGCCTCATCTGTCGTATGTTCGTGTTGGGACCTTGGACAGGCCCTGGGATATTCAGCCGGACGTTCACATTTACACGCAGGGTCGTCAGAGTTGGGTAACTGTCAACGATGGGAAGCCATCGTTCGAGGGCTATTATACCAGGCGTGAGGACTACCTGAGGGATGATGCCCTCAAGAGGTATGAGGCACTCAAGCCGCAGGTTGCTGAGATGAAAGCAGAGCTAATGGCCGGCTGGGAGTGA